The window ATCCCGCTGGCTCGGCTGGGCTGGGCCAGCTGGTTCTCGTGGTTCTTCCGGGTTCGTTTTCTGCTGATTCCGAGTGCTGAGGCTCGTCATGTCGCGTGCTGCGTTGCTTGTGCTGGCCGACGGTCGGTTTCCCGCCGGGGGGCATGCCCACTCCGGTGGGGCCGAGGCGGCGGTCAAGGCCGGGCGGATCACCGGTGCGGGGAGTCTGGAGGAGTTCTGCCGGGGGCGGTTGCACACGGCGGGGCTGGTGTCGGCCTCGCTCGCCGCTGCCGCCGCCCTCGGCATCGATCCCGTGGAACTGGACGGGGCCGCGGACGCCCGTACCCCGTCCCTGGCCCTCCGGGTCGCCGCCCGGAAGCTCGGGCGGCAGTTGATGCGGGCCGCTCGGGCCACATGGCCGTCCGCCGAACTCGACGCGCTGGCGCGGGAGTTCCCCAAGGGCGCCCATCAGCCGGTCGTTCTCGGGCTGGCTGCCCGGGCCGCGGGGCTCGGGGCGGAGGACGCCGCGTACTGCGCTGTGTACGAGAGTGTCAGTGGGCCGGCGAGTGCGACGGTGCGGTTGCTGAGTCTTGATCCGTTCGATGCGACCGGGGTGTTGGCTCGGTTGGCGCCCGAGCTTGATCTGGTGGCGGAGCGGGCGAGTGCGGTGGCGCGGTGTGCGTTGGAGGGTGGGGTCGGGGTGTTGCCAGCGGCTTCCGCGCCGGTGTTGGAGATCAGTGCGGAGGTGCATGCTGCTTGGGCTGTGCGGTTGTTTGCCTCGTAGGTTTTTTCGCCCCCGCCGCCCCTACCCATTCCCGTCCCCTGGGGGCTGCGCCCCCAGACCCCCGCTATCGGCCTGAACGGCCTCGTCCTCAAACGCCGGACGGGCTGAAAAGCAGCCGGACGGGCTGAGATGTGTCAGAGCCAGTTGAAGAAGTGGAGCCGTATCCAT is drawn from Streptomyces liliifuscus and contains these coding sequences:
- a CDS encoding urease accessory protein UreF; this translates as MSRAALLVLADGRFPAGGHAHSGGAEAAVKAGRITGAGSLEEFCRGRLHTAGLVSASLAAAAALGIDPVELDGAADARTPSLALRVAARKLGRQLMRAARATWPSAELDALAREFPKGAHQPVVLGLAARAAGLGAEDAAYCAVYESVSGPASATVRLLSLDPFDATGVLARLAPELDLVAERASAVARCALEGGVGVLPAASAPVLEISAEVHAAWAVRLFAS